TGGCGAGACAACTGGTACACCAGCGGTACGTCCATCCCGGTCCTCTCGTACTAAGGACAGCTCCTCTCAAATTTCCTACGCCCGCGACAGATAGGGACCGAACTGTCTCACGACGTTCTGAACCCAGCTCGCGTACCGCTTTAATGGGCGAACAGCCCAACCCTTGGGACCTACTTCAGCCCCAGGATGCGATGAGCCGACATCGAGGTGCCAAACCTCCCCGTCGATGTGGACTCTTGGGGGAGATAAGCCTGTTATCCCCAGGGTAGCTTTTATCCGTTGAGCGATGGCCCTTCCATTCGGTACCACCGGATCACTAAGTCCGACTTTCGTCCCTGCTCGACTTGTAGGTCTCGCAGTCAAGCTCCCTTATGCCTTTGCACTCTGCGAATGATTTCCAACCATTCTGAGGGAACCTTTAAACGCCTCCGTTACATTTTAGGAGGCGACCGCCCCAGTCAAACTGCCCACCTGACACTGTCCCCATACCGGATCACGGTACCAGGTTAGAACTCCGATACGATCAGGGTGGTATCCCAACGGCGCCTCCACCCAAGCTGGCGCTCAGGCTTCAAAGGCTCCCACCTATCCTGTACAGATCGTACCAAAGTCCAATATCAAGCTGCAGTAAAGCTCCATGGGGTCTTTCCGTCTTGTCGCGGGTAACCTGCATCTTCACAGGTATTAAAATTTCACCGGATCTCTCGTTGAGACAGCGCCCAAGTCGTTACGCCATTCGTGCGGGTCAGAATTTACCTGACAAGGAATTTCGCTACCTTAGGACCGTTATAGTTACGGCCGCCGTTTACTGGGGCTTCAATTCATAGCTTCGGGTTGCCCCTAACCACTCCTCTTAACCTTCCAGCACCGGGCAGGCGTCAGCCCGTATACTTCGCCTTGCGGCTTCGCACAGACCTGTGTTTTTGCTAAACAGTCGCTTGGGCCTTTTCACTGCGGCCCCCTCGGGCTATTCACCCTACCGAGGCACCCCTTCTCCCGAAGTTACGGGGTCATTTTGCCGAGTTCCTTAACGAGAGTTCTTCCGCGCGCCTTAGAATTCTCTTCTCACCCACCTGTGTCGGTTTGCGGTACGGGCACCTTCGCCTGGCTAGAAGCTTTTCTTGGCAGTGTGAAATCATGACCTTCGGTACTTAAAGTTTCCCTCCCCATCACAGCCCAGCCTTACGATGTGCGGATTTGCCTACACATCAGCCTCACTGCTTGGACAGACATCCATCAGTCTGCGTCACTATCCTTCTGCGTCACTCCATTGCTCATAACGGCTACGGTGGTACAGGAATTTCCACCTGTTGTCCATCGACTACGCCTTTCGGCCTCGCCTTAGGTCCCGACTTACCCTGAGCGGACGAGCCTTCCTCAGGAACCCTTAGGTTTTCGGCGGATCAGATTCTCACTGATCTTTTCGTTACTTATACCGGCATTCTCACTTGTATGCGCTCCACCTGTCCTTACGGTCAGAATTCAACGTACATACAACGCTCCCCTACCCATGCACAAAGTGCAAGCCATAGCTTCGGTGGCGTGTTTAGCCCCGTTACATTTTCGGCGCAGAGTCACTCGACCAGTGAGCTATTACGCACTCTTTCAATGGTGGCTGCTTCTAAGCCAACATCCTGGTTGTCTGTGCAACTCCACATCCTTTCCCACTTAACACACACTTGGGGACCTTAGCTGATGGTCTGGGCTGTTTCCCTTTTGACAATGGATCTTAGCACTCACTGTCTGACTCCCGGAATAAAGTTTGTGGCATTCAGAGTTTGACTGGACTTGGTAACCCTTGGCGGGCCCCGCACCCAATCAGTGCTTTACCTCCACAACTCATCTTCCGAGGCTAGCCCTAAAGCTATTTCGGGGAGAACCAGCTATCTCCGAGTTCGATTGGAATTTCTCCGCTACCCCCACCTCATCCCCGCATTTTTCAACATGCGTGGGTTCGGGCCTCCAGTGAGTGTTACCTCACCTTCACCCTGGACAGGGGTAGATCACACGGTTTCGGGTCTACGTCCACGTACTAAAGCGCCCTATTCAGACTCGCTTTCGCTGCGGCTCCGTCTCTTCGACTTAACCTCGCACGGGAACGTAACTCGCCGGTTCATTCTACAAAAGGCACGCCATCACCCATAAAGAGGGCTCTGACTTTTTGTAAGCACACGGTTTCAGGTTCTTTTTCACTCCGCTTCCGCGGTGCTTTTCACCTTTCCCTCACGGTACTGCTTCACTATCGGTCACTAGGGAGTATTTAGCCTTGGCAGATGGTCCTGCCGGATTCCGACGGGGTTTCACGTGACCCGCCGTACTCAGGATACCTCTAGGGATTTCGTTCGATTTGGGCTACAGGGCTTTTACCTTCTATGCCGGACCTTTCCAGATCACTTCGCCTATCGAACTAACCCCACAACGAGGTCCTACAACCCCAAGGAGCAAGCTCCTTGGTTTGGGCTATTCCGCTTTCGCTCGCCGCTACTGACGGAATCACTATTGTTTTCTTTTCCTCCAGGTACTTAGATGTTTCAGTTCCCTGGGTATGCCTCTACAGCAGCTATGTATTCACTACTGAGTAACTGCGCATTACCACAGCTGGGTTCCCCCATTCGGACATCCCCGGATCAAAGCCTGCTTACGGCTCCCCGAGGCATTTCGTCGTTCGCCACGTCCTTCTTCGGCTCCTAGTGCCTAGGCATCCTCCGTGTGCTCTTTCTAGCTTAACCTAGAAAAAACTTTAAAGATTTTTGTGCAACCCGAAGGTTAACACAACCTAAGTTCTTACTTTACGTTTCATTTCGTTATCTAGTTTTCAAGGAACAATGTTGTAGCAATGTGAGTCAATTATCCTTGCCCTATGTCAGCGGCGAAAGTTATCTTATCACATCTTCTTGCTGCATTTCAAGTCGAAATTTCTTGGAAATTCCTGTCTTAAAATGTGTTTTGGTGGAGCCAAGCGGGATCGAACCGCTGACCTCCTGCTTGCAAGGCAGGCGCTCTCCCAGCTGAGCTATGGCCCCATACGATTATGAAAATAATTGGTTGGCCCTAGTGGACTCGAACCACCGACCTCACCCTTATCAGGGGTGCGCTCTAACCAGCTGAGCTAAGGGCCAATATATGTTTGGGATAAACTTCCCAAAATAAAAACCCACCTACAAGCTTTCGAAGCTTTCTCCGAAAGCTTGCCATGGGTATCGCTTGGCAACGTTCTACTCTCCCAGAACCCTGCGGTTCAAGTACCATCGACGCTGGAGGGCTTAACGGTCGTGTTCGAGATGGGAACGCGTGGGTCCCCTCCGCCATCATCACCAAACGAGTGCAACATGGTGGTAACCATCCTGCTGAAAGATTGCTCTTTCAAAACTGAACACGAGTGAGTAAGCGATTGTGTATCCGAAGATACTTGACTGGATCTATCAGATCCGAGTCTCCATAGAAAGGAGGTGATCCAGCCGCACCTTCCGATACGGCTACCTTGTTACGACTTCACCCCAATCATCTACCCCACCTTCGGCGGCTGGCTCCCTTGCGGGTTACCCCACCGACTTCGGGTGTTGTAAACTCTCGTGGTGTGACGGGCGGTGTGTACAAGACCCGGGAACGTATTCACCGCGGCATGCTGATCCGCGATTACTAGCAATTCCGACTTCATGCAGGCGAGTTGCAGCCTGCAATCCGAACTGAGATCGGCTTATAAGGATTCGCTCCGCCTCGCGGCTTCGCTTCCCGTTGTACCGACCATTGTAGTACGTGTGTAGCCCAGGTCATAAGGGGCATGATGATTTGACGTCATCCCCACCTTCCTCCGGTTTGTCACCGGCAGTCATCTTAGAGTGCCCACCCGAAGTGCTGGCAACTAAGATCAAGGGTTGCGCTCGTTGCGGGACTTAACCCAACATCTCACGACACGAGCTGACGACAACCATGCACCACCTGTCTCCTCTGTCCCGAAGGCCTACCCTATCTCTAGGATATTCAGAGGGATGTCAAGACCTGGTAAGGTTCTTCGCGTTGCTTCGAATTAAACCACATACTCCACTGCTTGTGCGGGTCCCCGTCAATTCCTTTGAGTTTCACTCTTGCGAGCGTACTCCCCAGGCGGCATACTTACTGTGTTAACTTCGGCACCGAGAAATCGAATCCCCGACACCTAGTATGCATCGTTTACGGCGTGGACTACCAGGGTATCTAATCCTGTTTGCTCCCCACGCTTTCGCGCCTCAGCGTCAGTTATAGGCCAGAAAGTCGCCTTCGCCACTGGTGTTCCTCCACATCTCTACGCATTTCACCGCTACACGTGGAATTCCACTTTCCTCTCCTACACTCAAGTTCACCAGTTTTGGATGCGAACCGGGGTTGAGCCCCGGGCTTAAACACCCAACTTAATGAACCGCCTGCGCGCGCTTTACGCCCAATAATTCCGGACAACGCTTGCCCCCTACGTATTACCGCGGCTGCTGGCACGTAGTTAGCCGGGGCTTTCTTCTCCTATACCGTCACACACAAGGCAGTTACTCCTCATGCTGTTCGTCTAGGGCAACAGAGCTTTACGATCCGAAAACCTTCATCACTCACGCGGCGTTGCTCCGTCAGACTTGCGTCCATTGCGGAAGATTCCCTACTGCTGCCTCCCGTAGGAGTCTGGGCCGTGTCTCAGTCCCAGTGTGGCCGTTCACCCTCTCAGGTCGGCTACGCATCGTCGCCTTGGTGAGCCGTTACCTCACCAACTAGCTAATGCGCCGCAGGCCCATCTACCAGCCACAGATTGCTCCGTGTTTCATGATTCTCTCATGCGAGAAAACCAGTTATCCGGTCTTAGCTATCGTTTCCGATAGTTATCCCGATCTGGTAGGCAGGTTACCTACGTGTTACTCACCCGTCCGCCGCTAACTTGTCCCCGAAGGAACAAATCCGCTCGACTTGCATGTATTAGGCACGCCGCCAGCGTTCGTCCTGAGCCAGGATCAAACTCTCCATAGTAGCGAACGATTGCTCGTCCGTATATCTGAAAGCTGAAATGCTCATTGACTTGCTAGCGAGATTTTGCAATCTCTTTTTGAACGATTTCTCGTTCGTGCTTACTCACTCGTTGTTCAGTTTTCAAAGATCAATTACTCTTGTACAGCCCGCTCTCTTTCGAAAGCCGGAAGACTAATATACCATACTAATTATTCGAATGCAACTTGTTTTTCTTAAGTTACTTCCTTATCCCCGCATGTCTCAGCGGCAACTTTTATAAGATACCACAGATGTTATCAGTGAGTCAACTACGATTTTACACACAGGGAAATTCACTACAGTAACGCCAGCTTTAACCCCGCAAGCAACAGCACCCCGGGAATCCCTAGAACCGTAACCGTTCCTAAAGTCGCCGTATTAATTGGGAGTTCAACATGCGTATATGTGCTGAGTAAGTTAAGTACATACAGAAGAAATGCAGCTATAACAACATTCAGCCCCAAAGCTGATACTAGTCTGCCTGCACTACGATTACGAAATACAATGAGCAGCAGCATTAAAGAAGAGAATAAGAGCAAGCCCCATACGATAAATTTGAGATACACGTCCTACACCTCCATTAAACGGTCGCTGTCGATTAGGCTGACACCCAGCTTCTTCGCTTGCTTGATGAGCATTTCAAATCTCTTCTCGGCAGCCTCCATCGCAAAGATGGCATAATCAATCTGATCCTTGTCCAGCGCAAACTCAAAATGCGCTTGCGCGGCTACCCAAGTCTGATGCGCAGTGCGGATTTCTTGAATCAGCAGTTGCTTGTCCTTCAGCAACTCTTCCTTTGCCTGCTTTAATTGAGGACTTTTCCTCCCGTATATACCCAGTAGCGCTGGTCTCATGTGTTAACCCTCCATTTCATAACTTACGGATTGATCTATCCTTATCCATATGGAAGAAATGGAACATTTAGAACTGCGGTGGCTGCCTAAAAATAACGCAAAAAAGAGAGCTTCGCAGCTCCCTCTTGATCACTTATATTTCTCGGCGGCCTTCCATTGCTTTGGTCAGCGTCACTTCATCCGCATACTCCAGGTCTCCCCCTACAGGCAATCCGTGCGCAATACGCGTCACTTTGAGCCCGAATGGCTTAATCAATCTGGATAGGTACATGGCTGTTGCTTCGCCTTCAATATTGGGATTTGTTGCAAGAATCAATTCCTGCACCGTTTCGTCACCCAAACGCTTGAGCAATTCGGCAATATGAATCTGATCGGGTCCAATTCCCTCCATCGGCGAGATTGCACCATGAAGAACATGATAGTAGCCTTCAAATTCTTTGGTCCGTTCCAAGGCGACCAAGTCTTTGGGCTCCTGTACCACACAGATGACAGATCCATCCCTGCTCTTGTCTTGACAGATACGGCAAGGATCCACGTCCGTGATGTTACAGCAAACCGAACAATAGTGAAGGTTCCTTTTGACATTAACAAGTGCTTTGGCGAAATCAATAACGTCCTCTTCTTTCATACGAAGAACATGAAATGCCAGACGTCCTGCTGTCTTAGGGCCTACTCCCGGCAAACGGGAGAAAGCATCGATTAACTTGGATATCGGTTCGGGGTAATACAAAGGAGTTCTCCTTCATTGATCAGAATCGTTGCTCTTGATGTCCTAGAACAAACCAGGAATGTTCATGCCGCCTGTGAATTTGCCCATATCTTTGTTCGCGATTTCTTCCGCTTTGGTCATTGCGTCGTTAACAGCTGTGAGCACGAGATCTTGCAGCATTTCAACATCTTCCGGATCTACAGCCTCTGGTTTGATGTTAATGCTTTGCACTTTTTTATGCCCGTTGATAATAACAGTGACAACACCGCCGCCTGCTGTACCTTCGATCATTTTAGTTCCAAGCTCTTCTTGTGCTTTCATCATTTGTTCTTGCATTTTCTTCACTTGCTTCATCATTTGGTTCATGTTATTCATCGCAGGTAGCTCCCTTATATTTAGTCTTCTTTGATCGTCACTAAGTTTTCGCCAAACAATTGGATGGCTTCCGAAATCCATTCTTCTTTTACTGCTGTACCGTCTGCATTTTGCGTTTCTAATTCCATAACCTCAGGAGCGGCGCTCGTTGCATCATTCCTTGCATCATCCCACTCCTTGCGCATAATCGTCAGCAAACGCATGGGCTTACCAAGCACAGCAGCCAGAACTTGCTCGATGATGACTTTGTTTTCAGGTTTCTCCGTTGTATTGCGGTGCATATCATTTTTGAAAGCTACCAATACAACGTCATCCAGCATGGAAACAAGATCACCATTCACAAACCAGGCATGAACGGTAATTTTCTTTTCTTTCACATCACCTAATACTTGGCTCCACTTCATCAGCGCAGTTTTGGTTTCCGCACTTTCTGCCGCCTTCAAATAACCATCAAGCTTGATGCCGGATTTCTTCGATGGCGCTGAAGCCACTGGCGCTTTGGCCGAGGTCGCCGATTTCGCTTGCGCATCCGCAGAGGCACCCGCTACTCCCGATTTTACCAGTCCAGCTACCTGATCTTCAAGTTGTTGCAGCTTTTTGGTCATTTGCGCCAAAAGATCACCTTGCGG
Above is a genomic segment from Paenibacillus sp. HWE-109 containing:
- a CDS encoding pro-sigmaK processing inhibitor BofA family protein, with protein sequence MYLKFIVWGLLLFSSLMLLLIVFRNRSAGRLVSALGLNVVIAAFLLYVLNLLSTYTHVELPINTATLGTVTVLGIPGVLLLAGLKLALL
- a CDS encoding DUF2508 family protein: MRPALLGIYGRKSPQLKQAKEELLKDKQLLIQEIRTAHQTWVAAQAHFEFALDKDQIDYAIFAMEAAEKRFEMLIKQAKKLGVSLIDSDRLMEV
- the recR gene encoding recombination mediator RecR — encoded protein: MYYPEPISKLIDAFSRLPGVGPKTAGRLAFHVLRMKEEDVIDFAKALVNVKRNLHYCSVCCNITDVDPCRICQDKSRDGSVICVVQEPKDLVALERTKEFEGYYHVLHGAISPMEGIGPDQIHIAELLKRLGDETVQELILATNPNIEGEATAMYLSRLIKPFGLKVTRIAHGLPVGGDLEYADEVTLTKAMEGRREI
- a CDS encoding YbaB/EbfC family nucleoid-associated protein; protein product: MNNMNQMMKQVKKMQEQMMKAQEELGTKMIEGTAGGGVVTVIINGHKKVQSINIKPEAVDPEDVEMLQDLVLTAVNDAMTKAEEIANKDMGKFTGGMNIPGLF